The following are encoded in a window of Corynebacterium argentoratense DSM 44202 genomic DNA:
- a CDS encoding helix-turn-helix transcriptional regulator yields MAEQDRFAERLTNLTFALLGANGQYVSADWVRRNVAGYQGKSDEAFQKMFKRDRNVLLKIGVPIDSRSSAQGTLYSVHKDSYELPPLELSPEEARVLALAGGMGVAGELSAFARSGWTKLASAGAARADAQPGVGAMGDAGKLSPTTLDRFLQATRSANSISFDHRGSRRRLDPWGLVSHRQRLYMVGFDLDRDAPRSFRATRVTDVTIEGPITHTLDAAEGFTPPGVAIDPSAKLAWIVDSTLRTHMSIVDATLVVRDGTAADLTRWAQRSNKADDHSPEGFSTWTVRGADRVWLCEQALAYCTSVEIIDPPELREHMRTMLQAVADAHAEPLDAPCTNAASSLEARAPQQSKVGERLSDIVRMLSLLPYFDAHPQATAFEAARDLGMTPQQVVTGLERLWCCGPGPVELIDMEQPTFRRVTITDDQGMNRPLRLTRTEAAALLLALDQLSELSGDTAAIRSAATKIRAVADWEQPLATILDRRGSSTNDADDARDLATLNIVRDALDTGYDLECDYYSASKDTTTARRLAPLHLFAVDGAAYVRAWDYDVADTRTFRISRMSHAQVGANPIDRGVIGATTAFDPARPFGFEHSEQLWPTIAHCLIEDSYTWIADFVPMNLTGQTTSAPDGSTLHCARINYTEQQWLTRFILRSGGQARVYAPDTARRQVLEHAHTALKAYTRGFEGNVNLT; encoded by the coding sequence ATGGCTGAACAAGATCGTTTCGCCGAACGCCTCACTAATCTGACTTTTGCTCTGCTAGGCGCAAACGGCCAGTATGTCAGCGCCGACTGGGTGCGCCGCAACGTGGCCGGCTACCAGGGCAAAAGCGACGAGGCCTTCCAGAAAATGTTCAAGCGGGACCGAAACGTGCTGCTTAAAATCGGTGTTCCCATCGATAGTCGCAGCAGTGCTCAAGGAACCCTCTACAGCGTGCACAAGGATTCCTACGAGCTACCACCGCTAGAGCTCAGCCCCGAAGAAGCCCGCGTTCTAGCCCTGGCCGGCGGGATGGGAGTGGCGGGAGAACTGTCAGCCTTCGCGCGTTCCGGCTGGACCAAACTTGCCTCCGCCGGCGCCGCCCGTGCCGACGCACAGCCCGGGGTCGGGGCGATGGGCGATGCCGGAAAACTCAGCCCCACAACACTCGACCGTTTCCTCCAGGCAACACGCAGCGCTAACTCAATTAGCTTCGACCACCGTGGCAGCCGCCGCCGGCTCGATCCTTGGGGCCTGGTGAGCCACAGACAAAGGCTCTACATGGTGGGCTTCGACCTCGACCGCGACGCACCCCGTAGTTTCCGCGCCACCCGGGTCACCGACGTAACAATCGAGGGCCCCATCACCCATACGCTCGATGCCGCCGAAGGTTTCACCCCACCGGGAGTCGCCATCGATCCCTCCGCAAAACTCGCGTGGATCGTCGATTCGACCTTGAGAACACACATGAGCATCGTCGATGCAACACTCGTGGTGCGCGACGGTACAGCCGCCGATCTCACCCGCTGGGCACAGCGCAGCAACAAAGCCGACGATCACAGCCCCGAAGGTTTTTCCACCTGGACGGTACGCGGCGCGGACCGCGTATGGCTGTGCGAACAAGCCCTCGCGTACTGCACCAGCGTCGAAATCATCGACCCACCCGAATTGCGCGAGCACATGCGCACCATGCTCCAAGCCGTCGCCGACGCCCACGCCGAACCCCTCGACGCCCCCTGTACAAACGCGGCGTCATCACTAGAAGCGCGCGCACCGCAACAATCAAAAGTGGGGGAGAGGCTCTCCGACATCGTCCGCATGCTCAGCCTGCTGCCTTACTTCGATGCGCACCCCCAAGCCACCGCTTTCGAAGCGGCCCGCGACCTCGGCATGACACCACAACAAGTCGTCACAGGCCTCGAACGGCTCTGGTGCTGCGGCCCGGGCCCCGTCGAACTCATCGACATGGAACAACCAACATTCCGCCGCGTGACCATCACAGACGACCAAGGAATGAACCGGCCCCTGAGACTCACCCGAACAGAAGCAGCAGCACTGCTACTAGCGCTCGACCAACTGTCCGAACTCAGCGGAGACACAGCCGCAATACGCAGCGCAGCCACAAAAATCCGCGCCGTCGCCGACTGGGAACAACCCTTGGCGACCATCCTCGACCGCCGGGGGTCATCCACGAACGACGCCGACGACGCCCGAGACCTCGCCACACTCAACATCGTCCGCGACGCCCTCGACACCGGCTATGACCTCGAATGCGACTACTATTCAGCATCCAAAGACACCACCACTGCCCGCCGACTCGCCCCACTACACCTGTTCGCAGTCGACGGGGCAGCCTACGTTCGCGCATGGGATTATGACGTCGCGGACACCCGGACGTTCCGCATCTCCCGCATGTCACACGCGCAGGTGGGTGCCAACCCAATCGACCGCGGCGTCATTGGTGCTACAACCGCCTTCGACCCCGCACGGCCCTTCGGATTCGAGCACAGCGAGCAGCTATGGCCCACCATCGCGCACTGCCTCATCGAGGACTCCTACACATGGATCGCAGACTTTGTGCCCATGAACCTCACCGGGCAAACCACCAGCGCCCCAGACGGCAGCACGCTGCACTGCGCGCGCATAAACTACACAGAACAACAATGGCTCACCCGCTTTATTCTGCGCAGCGGGGGACAGGCCCGCGTCTACGCACCCGACACCGCACGACGCCAAGTCCTAGAACATGCCCACACCGCACTAAAGGCGTACACTAGAGGCTTCGAAGGCAACGTGAACCTCACGTAG
- a CDS encoding DEAD/DEAH box helicase, whose amino-acid sequence MSITAHTDPNDHDNRSVGSSQSTAFQRFQQSLSFELDPFQIEGCQALEEGRGVLVCAPTGAGKTIVGEFAVALAKEQGVRCIYTTPIKALSNQKFHDLQAYGEVGLLTGDVSINPDADIVVMTTEVLRNMLYAGSPTLERLGFVVMDEIHYLADPSRGAVWEEVILNLPDTVQIIGLSATVSNSEEFGDWLRTVRGDTRVVVTDNRPVPLDQWMMAGQKIYPMFSKGEPNPQLRSLHGSSRVNRPAMIRVLGEMGMLPAIDFIFSRAGCDDALFDCLRSKISLTSKEEAAQIATIIDEGIEDIDTADLKVLNFPRLRQALMRGFAAHHAGMLPAFKHIVEKLFVRGLVKVVFATETLALGINMPARTVVIEKLTKFNGDSHVELTPAQYTQLTGRAGRRGIDTIGNAVVMWHPRQDPTSVAGLASTRTYPLESTFTPGYNMSVNLINTIGYVHARGLIEQSFAQYQIDGSVVDKARRIEQAKAKKARAQAEFERLLRRASSQAEDDAHYQGDAQAPTVEQLEAYAQLRQEISTMERTLAKDSARSRKAEAAKILSHADIGDVIALPVKKGSMLGVVVRRPRSQRDPEIMIITEDGWVGSVVAEHFPIAPRIVGAMSVAPEVLNNPRRRKGSIIKHFARTKYPRPKLNKLKAPKSAKLTALREALRAHPVHNMPGLEPALRAAQKAAKADREVAWLEEQVSEAHNGLGRTFDAILELLEHWGYVSYPEHDEDSPTGAAGEDAGPIVTEEGHMLARIHSESDLLIVQCIRRGIFDPLDPAELAALASVCVFEKRRETRGRAQAATPAINTAISHVFRIWEELVYDEQRLGLKPTREPEPSFALAMHQWTAGAPLDYCLQAAAECGAEMTAGDFVRQALRVVDLLEQMAAFDSLREPARQAVDAIRRGVVAL is encoded by the coding sequence ATGAGCATCACCGCCCACACAGACCCCAACGATCACGACAACCGATCCGTGGGGTCTAGCCAATCCACGGCTTTTCAACGCTTCCAACAGTCCCTCAGTTTTGAACTCGACCCGTTCCAAATTGAAGGCTGTCAGGCGCTTGAAGAGGGCCGCGGCGTGCTCGTCTGTGCCCCCACCGGCGCCGGCAAAACCATCGTCGGAGAATTCGCCGTCGCACTTGCCAAAGAACAAGGCGTACGCTGCATCTACACCACGCCCATCAAGGCTCTGAGCAACCAAAAATTTCACGACCTCCAAGCCTACGGCGAGGTTGGGTTGCTCACCGGGGACGTCTCCATCAACCCCGACGCCGACATTGTCGTCATGACCACCGAAGTCCTGCGCAACATGCTCTATGCGGGCTCACCCACCCTCGAGCGCCTTGGCTTCGTGGTGATGGACGAAATCCACTACCTCGCGGACCCCTCGCGCGGTGCGGTCTGGGAGGAAGTCATCCTCAACCTTCCCGACACCGTGCAGATCATCGGGCTGTCAGCCACAGTCAGCAACTCAGAGGAGTTCGGCGACTGGCTGCGCACTGTCCGCGGCGACACCCGCGTGGTCGTCACTGACAACCGACCCGTGCCGCTGGATCAATGGATGATGGCCGGGCAGAAAATCTACCCCATGTTTTCCAAGGGGGAACCCAACCCACAATTGCGCAGCCTCCACGGTTCCTCCCGGGTTAACCGCCCCGCGATGATCCGTGTGCTGGGGGAGATGGGCATGCTGCCGGCCATCGACTTCATCTTCTCCCGCGCCGGCTGCGATGATGCTCTTTTCGATTGCCTGCGTTCAAAAATCTCCCTGACAAGCAAGGAAGAAGCAGCACAGATCGCGACGATCATCGACGAAGGTATCGAGGATATTGACACCGCGGATCTCAAGGTTCTCAACTTTCCACGACTGCGGCAGGCACTCATGCGGGGCTTCGCCGCCCACCACGCAGGCATGCTTCCGGCATTCAAACACATCGTGGAAAAGCTCTTTGTGCGCGGACTAGTCAAGGTTGTTTTCGCAACCGAGACCCTCGCGTTGGGTATCAACATGCCGGCGCGCACCGTCGTCATCGAAAAACTCACCAAATTCAACGGTGATTCCCACGTGGAGCTCACACCAGCCCAGTACACGCAGCTAACCGGCCGTGCGGGTCGTCGTGGAATCGACACCATCGGCAATGCTGTGGTGATGTGGCATCCCCGCCAAGATCCCACCTCCGTCGCAGGTCTAGCATCCACACGCACCTATCCGCTGGAATCGACGTTCACCCCCGGCTACAACATGAGCGTCAACCTGATCAACACGATTGGATATGTTCATGCCCGCGGGCTTATCGAGCAATCCTTCGCCCAGTACCAAATCGACGGCAGCGTGGTCGACAAGGCCCGCAGAATCGAGCAGGCTAAGGCGAAAAAGGCGCGCGCGCAAGCGGAGTTCGAACGTTTGCTTCGCCGTGCATCCAGCCAAGCCGAGGATGATGCACATTACCAAGGCGATGCGCAGGCCCCCACGGTCGAGCAATTGGAGGCCTACGCGCAACTGCGCCAAGAGATCTCCACTATGGAGCGCACCCTGGCCAAAGACTCTGCGCGCTCTCGCAAGGCAGAAGCCGCAAAGATCCTCTCCCACGCGGACATCGGCGACGTCATCGCCCTGCCGGTCAAAAAAGGCAGCATGCTTGGCGTTGTTGTTCGCCGCCCACGTTCCCAGCGCGACCCCGAGATCATGATCATCACCGAAGACGGATGGGTCGGATCGGTCGTCGCGGAGCATTTCCCCATCGCCCCGCGGATCGTCGGCGCCATGAGCGTCGCACCGGAAGTGCTGAACAACCCGCGGCGCCGCAAAGGCTCCATCATCAAACACTTCGCGCGAACTAAATACCCACGGCCCAAACTCAACAAGCTTAAGGCCCCAAAGTCTGCCAAACTAACGGCCCTCAGAGAGGCCTTGCGCGCGCACCCAGTGCACAACATGCCCGGCCTGGAACCAGCACTACGCGCAGCACAAAAAGCCGCGAAGGCCGATAGGGAAGTCGCCTGGCTTGAAGAGCAGGTCTCCGAAGCCCACAACGGACTTGGCCGCACGTTCGATGCGATCCTTGAGCTGCTCGAGCACTGGGGCTACGTCAGCTACCCGGAACATGACGAAGATTCGCCAACTGGAGCAGCCGGGGAGGACGCCGGCCCGATCGTCACCGAAGAGGGCCACATGCTCGCCCGGATTCACAGCGAATCCGATCTGCTGATCGTCCAATGCATCCGTCGCGGGATTTTCGATCCCCTCGACCCTGCCGAATTGGCCGCACTGGCCAGCGTCTGCGTATTTGAAAAACGACGCGAGACCCGCGGAAGGGCACAGGCTGCAACTCCGGCGATCAACACCGCCATCTCCCATGTGTTCCGTATCTGGGAGGAGCTCGTCTACGACGAACAGCGCCTCGGCTTGAAACCCACTCGCGAACCCGAACCATCATTCGCTCTGGCCATGCACCAGTGGACCGCAGGTGCCCCCTTGGATTATTGCCTCCAAGCTGCCGCAGAATGTGGAGCGGAGATGACCGCCGGCGACTTCGTGCGTCAAGCACTGCGCGTTGTTGACCTGCTTGAACAAATGGCGGCCTTCGACAGCCTGCGCGAGCCCGCACGACAAGCAGTAGACGCCATCCGACGCGGCGTCGTCGCACTGTAG
- the pafA gene encoding Pup--protein ligase, translating to MHRRIMGVETEYGILHTPADPTSARMGPDEVARTLFRPVVEQHASSNIFALNGARLYLDVGSHPEYATPECDSVAQLLVYDRAGDELFNDLSLEAEQRLHAGGLDGQVLLFRNNVDSVGNSYGCHENYLVSRMHVLKTLGTTLLPFLVTRQLIAGAGMISTPLPGARGEHTYEYLLSQRADHVWDGVSSATTRSRPMINTRDEPHADSHLYRRLHVIVGDSTMAEPTTALKICSTLMVLEMLESGWSPRNFELDNGAIKDIARNPRLGLEVQRYYYDAARAFFNDNAQGVQVASREHQTHSPEPLYAYCLDLWGRTLDAIDSGDYSTIDTEIDWVIKLSVIRAYQNKLGLHPEDFTHPQLKQIDLRYHDIRPGRGLARVLESKGRIRRLTDPHEVDRAKTYGPITTRAHLRSRFLHAAVEYDAAVGVEWMRLKVTRPEPKGIELGDPFANDNADVDALIDYMRAPESHG from the coding sequence ATGCACCGGCGCATCATGGGTGTGGAGACCGAATACGGAATTCTCCACACCCCTGCCGACCCCACAAGCGCCCGTATGGGGCCAGACGAGGTAGCACGCACACTCTTCCGACCGGTTGTGGAGCAGCATGCGAGCTCCAATATTTTCGCGCTCAACGGGGCGCGCCTCTACCTCGACGTCGGCAGCCACCCCGAGTACGCCACCCCTGAGTGCGACAGCGTCGCCCAGTTGCTGGTCTATGATCGCGCCGGCGACGAGCTCTTCAACGACCTCTCATTGGAGGCGGAACAGCGGCTGCACGCCGGCGGCCTAGACGGCCAGGTGCTGCTGTTTCGAAACAACGTTGACTCTGTTGGCAACTCTTATGGCTGCCATGAAAACTACCTCGTCAGCCGCATGCACGTACTCAAAACCCTGGGCACAACGCTGCTGCCGTTCCTGGTAACCCGCCAGCTGATTGCCGGCGCCGGCATGATTAGCACCCCTCTGCCGGGCGCGCGCGGCGAGCACACCTATGAATACCTGTTGTCCCAGCGCGCAGACCACGTGTGGGATGGGGTTTCCTCGGCAACCACCCGTTCGCGGCCAATGATCAACACCCGCGACGAACCCCACGCTGACTCGCATCTCTACCGGCGTTTGCACGTGATCGTCGGCGATTCCACGATGGCTGAGCCCACGACCGCCCTGAAGATCTGCTCCACTCTGATGGTGCTGGAGATGCTCGAATCCGGCTGGTCACCCCGCAACTTTGAGCTAGATAACGGCGCAATCAAAGATATCGCACGCAACCCGCGTCTCGGACTCGAGGTTCAGCGTTATTACTATGACGCCGCGCGCGCCTTCTTCAACGACAACGCACAAGGCGTGCAGGTTGCATCACGTGAGCATCAGACGCACTCGCCTGAGCCCCTTTACGCCTACTGCTTGGATCTGTGGGGGCGCACCCTCGATGCGATCGACAGTGGCGACTACAGCACCATCGACACCGAGATTGATTGGGTAATCAAACTCAGCGTGATCCGTGCATACCAGAACAAGCTGGGTCTACATCCAGAGGACTTCACCCATCCCCAGCTCAAGCAGATCGACCTGCGCTACCACGACATCCGCCCTGGCAGGGGCCTGGCCAGGGTGCTCGAATCTAAGGGGAGAATCCGTCGACTCACCGACCCGCATGAGGTCGACAGGGCGAAAACCTACGGCCCCATAACCACGCGCGCCCATTTACGTAGCCGTTTCCTGCACGCTGCCGTAGAGTATGACGCCGCGGTGGGCGTTGAATGGATGCGCCTCAAGGTCACACGGCCTGAGCCCAAAGGTATTGAACTGGGCGATCCCTTCGCCAACGACAACGCCGATGTCGACGCTCTGATTGACTACATGCGTGCGCCGGAGTCACATGGCTGA
- a CDS encoding ubiquitin-like protein Pup, with the protein MSTKQIHGGGLPNGDDAEATAGQVQANFSTQGVDDILDDIDDLLETNAEEFVRSFVQKGGQ; encoded by the coding sequence ATGAGCACCAAACAGATCCACGGCGGCGGCCTGCCCAACGGTGACGACGCCGAGGCCACTGCAGGTCAGGTCCAGGCTAATTTTTCCACCCAAGGTGTGGACGACATCTTGGACGACATCGACGATCTCCTCGAGACCAACGCTGAGGAGTTTGTCCGTTCCTTCGTGCAAAAAGGCGGCCAGTAG
- the tatA gene encoding Sec-independent protein translocase subunit TatA, which yields MSIGWPEVIGILFLVILLFGSTKLPEAARSVGRSMRIFKSEIKEMSEDNNPNQLPASHPAQLQQPVQQPQPMQQGQPVQQAQPVEQPVQPTTNPVNPQPPQGQA from the coding sequence ATGAGCATCGGCTGGCCCGAAGTAATTGGCATTCTTTTCCTAGTGATCCTTCTGTTCGGATCCACGAAACTTCCCGAAGCTGCACGCTCCGTTGGACGTTCCATGCGCATCTTCAAATCCGAAATAAAGGAAATGAGCGAGGACAACAACCCCAACCAACTTCCCGCCTCCCACCCCGCCCAGCTGCAGCAGCCCGTGCAACAGCCCCAGCCAATGCAGCAAGGCCAACCCGTTCAACAGGCACAACCCGTGGAGCAGCCCGTTCAACCCACCACTAACCCGGTCAACCCCCAGCCCCCGCAGGGTCAGGCATAA
- a CDS encoding cobalt-precorrin-6A reductase encodes MQPTALILGGTGESRDLARLLRDAGWTVTSSLAGRVSTPRLPVGQVRIGGFGGPAGLARWIVDNGVDVVVDATHPFAEKISLSAAEACRATGVPLVRLQRPQWEEQPGDRWTHVSSMHEAAQRACRYGHVFLAIGRQQLAPFAQDPHALYVIRCVEEPSVELPSRHRILLSRGPFDLDSEKKLLIDNQIDVVVTKNSGGPTYNKLVAARELGVDVIVVDRPALPKGHSAIVATAKEAYDTCEALL; translated from the coding sequence ATGCAGCCAACAGCGCTTATTTTGGGTGGCACGGGGGAGTCTCGCGACTTAGCCCGATTGCTGCGTGACGCCGGATGGACGGTGACATCATCGTTGGCAGGCAGGGTGTCGACGCCGCGTTTGCCCGTCGGCCAAGTGCGCATCGGCGGGTTCGGTGGGCCTGCGGGTCTTGCCCGCTGGATCGTCGACAATGGTGTTGACGTGGTGGTTGATGCCACCCATCCTTTCGCAGAGAAAATCAGCCTATCTGCGGCGGAAGCGTGTAGGGCAACGGGTGTTCCGCTGGTTCGGCTGCAGCGTCCGCAGTGGGAGGAGCAGCCGGGGGACAGGTGGACCCACGTGTCCTCGATGCACGAGGCTGCCCAGCGTGCCTGCCGGTACGGTCACGTGTTTCTGGCTATTGGGCGTCAACAGTTGGCTCCTTTCGCCCAGGATCCTCACGCGCTGTATGTCATCAGGTGTGTGGAGGAGCCCAGTGTGGAGCTGCCGTCGCGCCATCGCATTCTTCTCAGCCGTGGGCCTTTCGACCTTGACTCCGAGAAGAAGCTTCTGATCGACAACCAGATTGATGTCGTGGTGACAAAAAACTCGGGCGGGCCTACCTACAACAAGTTGGTGGCCGCCCGAGAACTGGGAGTGGATGTCATCGTGGTCGATCGACCCGCTCTCCCTAAGGGGCACAGCGCCATTGTCGCTACGGCGAAAGAAGCTTACGACACCTGTGAGGCGCTGCTTTAA
- the tatC gene encoding twin-arginine translocase subunit TatC translates to MAKKNPEGNMPLLEHIQEFRARLIVSLIALAAGTVLGYIWYGTNVGPIPSLGELLRTPYCDIDPAKRLSFGPEDECRLLATSPFEMFLLRLKVGALAGTVLSCPVWLGQFWGFVTPGLEKKERRFTLLFISLGVVLFVAGTILAYVCIPLGLNFLTGIGEETQVAALTGREYFNFLLQMLILFGFSFELPLVVVMLNLVGVLRYSMLKGKRRVMILAIFVLAAFITPGQDPFGLFGLGVALSILMEVSLQFCRFNDRRRADNRPEWMDTDDDAASTIEAPSDINFDAT, encoded by the coding sequence GTGGCTAAGAAAAACCCCGAAGGCAACATGCCACTCCTGGAGCACATCCAGGAGTTTCGTGCGCGCCTCATAGTGTCGCTCATCGCGCTCGCCGCAGGAACCGTCCTCGGATACATCTGGTACGGCACCAACGTCGGCCCCATCCCGTCCCTCGGTGAACTCCTTCGCACGCCCTACTGCGATATCGACCCCGCAAAACGCCTCAGTTTTGGCCCCGAAGACGAATGCCGCCTGCTGGCAACGTCCCCCTTCGAAATGTTCCTCCTGCGCCTCAAAGTGGGCGCACTAGCCGGCACCGTACTGTCCTGCCCCGTGTGGCTCGGCCAATTCTGGGGCTTCGTCACACCAGGGCTTGAGAAAAAAGAACGCCGCTTCACGCTGCTGTTCATCAGCCTCGGCGTGGTGCTGTTCGTCGCAGGCACCATCCTCGCCTACGTCTGCATCCCCCTAGGCCTGAACTTCCTCACCGGAATCGGCGAGGAAACCCAAGTCGCGGCACTCACCGGTCGGGAATACTTCAACTTCCTGCTCCAAATGCTCATCCTGTTTGGGTTCAGCTTCGAGTTGCCTCTCGTAGTTGTCATGCTCAACTTGGTTGGGGTGCTGCGCTACAGCATGCTCAAAGGCAAGCGCCGCGTGATGATCCTCGCGATCTTCGTACTCGCAGCATTCATTACCCCAGGCCAGGACCCGTTCGGCTTGTTCGGCCTCGGCGTCGCACTGTCAATACTGATGGAAGTATCACTGCAATTCTGCCGATTCAACGACCGCAGACGCGCTGACAACCGCCCAGAATGGATGGACACCGACGACGACGCGGCGTCAACAATCGAAGCACCCTCCGACATCAACTTCGACGCAACCTAA
- the cobM gene encoding precorrin-4 C(11)-methyltransferase: protein MTVFFIGAGPGAADLLTLRADRLIRSCRVCLYAGSIVPPEVLEGCPEDAEVINTARMPLDEITEIIARADAAGHDVARLQSGDPSVYSALAEQARRLTALGIDYEIVPGVASFSAAAAVLGHELTVPTVGQTVILTRVSGRASAMPEGEDLATLGASKATLCIHLAAHDIERVVSELVDNYGVDCPAAVVAFASRPEEQIIRGTLQTIAQQTIDAGITRTAIIIVGQVLGASGFPDSYLYSDDRPRDEHGRTIPCVQ, encoded by the coding sequence ATGACAGTATTTTTTATTGGAGCCGGCCCCGGCGCCGCTGACCTGCTCACCCTGCGTGCGGACCGACTGATTCGCTCCTGTCGCGTGTGCCTGTACGCCGGCAGCATCGTCCCCCCGGAAGTGCTGGAGGGCTGCCCCGAAGACGCCGAGGTCATCAACACCGCCCGGATGCCGCTGGACGAGATTACGGAGATTATTGCGCGTGCTGACGCCGCGGGGCACGATGTCGCACGTCTACAATCCGGGGATCCAAGTGTGTATTCGGCTCTCGCGGAACAGGCACGCCGCCTTACTGCATTGGGGATCGATTACGAGATCGTCCCCGGTGTGGCGTCTTTTTCTGCGGCTGCGGCAGTCCTGGGTCACGAATTGACGGTGCCTACGGTGGGGCAGACGGTCATCCTCACCCGGGTCAGTGGGCGGGCGTCCGCCATGCCGGAGGGGGAAGATTTAGCCACCCTTGGTGCTTCCAAAGCCACGCTGTGCATTCATCTGGCGGCGCACGACATCGAGCGTGTGGTCTCGGAGTTGGTGGATAACTACGGCGTGGATTGCCCGGCGGCTGTGGTGGCGTTCGCTTCTCGCCCGGAGGAGCAGATCATTCGCGGCACGCTGCAGACTATCGCGCAGCAAACCATCGACGCTGGCATCACCCGCACAGCGATCATCATTGTGGGGCAGGTTTTGGGGGCATCGGGTTTTCCCGATAGTTACCTCTATTCCGATGACCGCCCCCGCGACGAGCACGGCCGAACCATCCCATGTGTGCAGTAG
- the cbiE gene encoding precorrin-6y C5,15-methyltransferase (decarboxylating) subunit CbiE has translation MPGNDKHSGGDSSTKATIVPNAHTEASAASASWAIVGVHDGRDLDAAHIRTLLGQATVVLGGQRQLDMLSHVADELSDAVVTQPWPSPLVPALPELIDRYRGQQVVVLASGDPNYHGIASTLRRHGVDAHVHPAPSSASLACSELGWALDSTPVVSLMSADINSIGLAIEQSPRVLVLGRDSSTPATVASYLHHLSSDSIDPANITITALSNLGTPQRAITRGDATAPPVADNLHILAIDTTTARPATSTLTPGLPDEAFESDGQLTKQDIRAITLGALAPQPGETLWDVGGGSGSIAIEWQRAQSRNPGALRGLKQRAWCFESNAERRARIERNAAHLGVPLSILGTAPDCFCDAPDPDVIFIGGGLEASFEQAWLRLKPGGRIVINAVTVQSEQHLFALQARYGGSMHRFEVSNEKQIGSFTALKPALPITQWRATKNISS, from the coding sequence GTGCCCGGCAACGACAAGCACAGCGGCGGGGACAGTAGCACCAAGGCAACCATCGTACCCAACGCACACACAGAAGCATCCGCAGCATCCGCCAGCTGGGCAATCGTCGGCGTCCATGACGGTCGGGATCTTGACGCCGCGCACATCCGCACGCTGCTGGGCCAGGCCACTGTTGTCCTCGGTGGGCAGCGCCAACTGGACATGCTCAGCCACGTCGCAGACGAACTGTCCGACGCCGTGGTCACCCAGCCATGGCCCAGTCCGCTGGTTCCGGCATTGCCCGAGCTCATCGATCGATACCGTGGACAACAGGTGGTGGTTCTAGCCAGTGGCGACCCAAACTACCACGGGATCGCCAGCACACTCAGGCGCCACGGCGTCGATGCACATGTACATCCGGCACCGAGCAGCGCCTCTCTTGCTTGCTCAGAACTCGGCTGGGCTCTCGATTCCACACCTGTGGTCAGCCTCATGTCCGCCGACATTAACTCCATCGGCCTAGCCATCGAACAGTCCCCGCGTGTACTGGTGTTAGGCCGTGATAGCTCCACCCCGGCAACAGTTGCAAGCTACCTCCACCACCTCTCATCCGACAGCATCGACCCCGCCAACATCACGATCACTGCGCTGAGCAACCTCGGCACGCCCCAGCGCGCCATCACCCGCGGAGACGCCACCGCTCCGCCAGTCGCAGACAACCTGCACATCCTCGCCATCGACACGACCACAGCGCGCCCCGCGACGTCAACACTCACACCTGGACTCCCCGATGAAGCATTCGAGTCCGATGGGCAGCTAACCAAGCAGGATATCCGCGCCATCACCCTGGGAGCGCTGGCACCCCAACCGGGGGAAACGCTATGGGACGTCGGTGGAGGTTCAGGCTCGATCGCCATCGAATGGCAACGCGCTCAATCCCGTAACCCCGGTGCACTCCGAGGCCTCAAGCAGCGCGCATGGTGTTTTGAAAGCAACGCCGAGCGACGCGCACGAATCGAACGCAACGCAGCACACCTCGGGGTGCCGCTCAGCATCCTAGGCACCGCCCCGGACTGCTTCTGCGACGCCCCCGACCCCGACGTCATCTTCATCGGCGGAGGCCTCGAAGCAAGCTTCGAACAAGCCTGGCTCAGGTTGAAACCCGGCGGGCGGATCGTCATCAACGCTGTGACCGTGCAAAGCGAACAACACCTCTTCGCCCTCCAAGCACGCTACGGTGGCAGCATGCACCGCTTCGAAGTCTCGAACGAAAAACAGATCGGTAGCTTTACCGCACTCAAACCGGCACTGCCCATTACGCAATGGCGCGCCACCAAAAACATCTCTTCCTAG